In Callospermophilus lateralis isolate mCalLat2 chromosome 10, mCalLat2.hap1, whole genome shotgun sequence, a single genomic region encodes these proteins:
- the Mon1a gene encoding vacuolar fusion protein MON1 homolog A isoform X1: MAADMQRKKSSECPDGTLAPSDGQSVERSESPTPGLAQGMEPGAGQEGAMFVHARSYEDLTESEDGAASGDSPKEGAGDPPSLPTDMRQISQDFSELSTQLTGVARDLQEEMLPGSSEDWLEPPGATGRPDMEPSREGTTEGDEEDATEAWRLHQKHVFVLSEAGKPVYSRYGSEEALSSTMGVMVALVSFLEADKNAIRSIHADGYKVVFVRRSPLVLVAVARTRQSAQELAQELLYIYYQILSLLTGAQLSHIFQQKQNYDLRRLLSGSERITDNLLQLMARDPSFLMGAARCLPLAATVRDVVSASLQQARARSLVFSILVARNQLVALVRRKDQFLHPIDLHLLFNLISSSSSFREGEAWTPVCLPKFNAAGFFHAHISYLEPDTDLCLLLVSTDREDFFAVSDCRRRFQERLRKRGAHLALREALRTPYYSVAQVGIPDLRHFLYKSKSSGLFTSPEIEAPYTSEEEQERLLGLYQYLHSRAHNASRPLKTIYYTGPNENLLAWVTGAFELYMCYSPLGTKASAVSAIHKLMRWIRKEEDRLFILTPLTY; the protein is encoded by the exons GTGCCGGGCAGGAGGGTGCCATGTTTGTCCATGCCCGTTCCTATGAGGACCTGACTGAGTCAGAGGATGGGGCAGCTTCTGGGGACAGTCCCAAGGAGGGTGCTGGGGATCCTCCATCACTGCCTACAGATATGCGCCAGATCAGCCAGGACTTTAGTGAGCTAAGCACCCAGCTGACAGGTGTGGCTCGAGACCTACAAGAGGAGATGCTGCCAGGGAGCTCTGAGGACTGGCTGGAACCCCCAGGGGCAACTGGGAGACCAGACATGGAGCCCTCAAGGGAGGGTACAACAGAGGGAGATGAAGAAGATGCTACGGAGGCATGGCGCCTGCACCAGAAGCATGTCTTTGTCCTGAGTGAGGCAGGGAAACCCGTGTACTCTCGGTATGGCTCTGAGGAGGCACTTTCCAGCACAATGGGTGTCATGGTGGCACTAGTATCCTTTCTGGAGGCAGACAAGAATGCCATCCGCTCCATCCACGCAG ATGGCTACAAGGTGGTATTTGTGCGCCGGAGCCCACTGGTGCTGGTGGCAGTGGCGCGAACGCGGCAGTCGGCACAGGAGCTGGCACAAGAATTGCTCTACATCTATTACCAAATTCTGAGCCTTCTTACTGGGGCACAGTTGAGCCACATCTTCCAGCAGAAGCAGAACTACGACCTGCGGCGCCTGCTTTCAGGCTCCGAGCGCATCACCGACAATCTGCTACAGCTAATGGCTAGAGACCCCAGCTTCCTAATGGGGGCAGCGCGGTGCCTGCCCCTGGCCGCCACCGTTCGAGACGTGGTGAGTGCCAGCCTGCAACAGGCACGTGCTCGCAGCCTTGTCTTCTCCATCCTAGTGGCCCGCAACCAGCTGGTGGCGCTCGTGCGTCGCAAGGACCAATTCCTGCACCCCATCGACCTGCACCTGCTCTTCAATCTCATAAGTTCCTCCTCGTCCTTCCGTGAGGGTGAGGCCTGGACGCCGGTATGCCTGCCCAAATTCAATGCAGCTGGCTTCTTCCACGCACACATCTCTTACCTAGAGCCTGACACCGACCTCTGCCTGCTACTTGTCTCCACTGACCGCGAGGACTTTTTTGCTGTCTCTGACTGCCGCCGCCGCTTCCAGGAGCGCCTTCGCAAACGCGGAGCTCACCTCGCATTGCGGGAGGCACTGCGCACTCCCTACTACAGCGTTGCCCAAGTGGGCATCCCTGATTTGCGTCACTTCCTCTATAAATCAAAGAGCTCAGGACTCTTCACCAG TCCTGAGATTGAGGCCCCATACACCAGTGAAGAGGAACAGGAGCGGTTGCTGGGCCTCTACCAGTACCTACACAGTCGTGCCCACAATGCCTCCCGCCCACTCAAGACCATCTACTATACAGGCCCCAACGAGAACCTCCTAGCCTGG GTGACAGGCGCCTTTGAGCTCTACATGTGCTACAGCCCTCTGGGGACTAAGGCATCAGCTGTCAGTGCCATCCATAAGTTGATGCGCTGGATCCGTAAAGAGGAAGACCGCCTCTTCATCCTCACACCCCTCACCTACTGA
- the Mon1a gene encoding vacuolar fusion protein MON1 homolog A isoform X2 gives MFVHARSYEDLTESEDGAASGDSPKEGAGDPPSLPTDMRQISQDFSELSTQLTGVARDLQEEMLPGSSEDWLEPPGATGRPDMEPSREGTTEGDEEDATEAWRLHQKHVFVLSEAGKPVYSRYGSEEALSSTMGVMVALVSFLEADKNAIRSIHADGYKVVFVRRSPLVLVAVARTRQSAQELAQELLYIYYQILSLLTGAQLSHIFQQKQNYDLRRLLSGSERITDNLLQLMARDPSFLMGAARCLPLAATVRDVVSASLQQARARSLVFSILVARNQLVALVRRKDQFLHPIDLHLLFNLISSSSSFREGEAWTPVCLPKFNAAGFFHAHISYLEPDTDLCLLLVSTDREDFFAVSDCRRRFQERLRKRGAHLALREALRTPYYSVAQVGIPDLRHFLYKSKSSGLFTSPEIEAPYTSEEEQERLLGLYQYLHSRAHNASRPLKTIYYTGPNENLLAWVTGAFELYMCYSPLGTKASAVSAIHKLMRWIRKEEDRLFILTPLTY, from the exons ATGTTTGTCCATGCCCGTTCCTATGAGGACCTGACTGAGTCAGAGGATGGGGCAGCTTCTGGGGACAGTCCCAAGGAGGGTGCTGGGGATCCTCCATCACTGCCTACAGATATGCGCCAGATCAGCCAGGACTTTAGTGAGCTAAGCACCCAGCTGACAGGTGTGGCTCGAGACCTACAAGAGGAGATGCTGCCAGGGAGCTCTGAGGACTGGCTGGAACCCCCAGGGGCAACTGGGAGACCAGACATGGAGCCCTCAAGGGAGGGTACAACAGAGGGAGATGAAGAAGATGCTACGGAGGCATGGCGCCTGCACCAGAAGCATGTCTTTGTCCTGAGTGAGGCAGGGAAACCCGTGTACTCTCGGTATGGCTCTGAGGAGGCACTTTCCAGCACAATGGGTGTCATGGTGGCACTAGTATCCTTTCTGGAGGCAGACAAGAATGCCATCCGCTCCATCCACGCAG ATGGCTACAAGGTGGTATTTGTGCGCCGGAGCCCACTGGTGCTGGTGGCAGTGGCGCGAACGCGGCAGTCGGCACAGGAGCTGGCACAAGAATTGCTCTACATCTATTACCAAATTCTGAGCCTTCTTACTGGGGCACAGTTGAGCCACATCTTCCAGCAGAAGCAGAACTACGACCTGCGGCGCCTGCTTTCAGGCTCCGAGCGCATCACCGACAATCTGCTACAGCTAATGGCTAGAGACCCCAGCTTCCTAATGGGGGCAGCGCGGTGCCTGCCCCTGGCCGCCACCGTTCGAGACGTGGTGAGTGCCAGCCTGCAACAGGCACGTGCTCGCAGCCTTGTCTTCTCCATCCTAGTGGCCCGCAACCAGCTGGTGGCGCTCGTGCGTCGCAAGGACCAATTCCTGCACCCCATCGACCTGCACCTGCTCTTCAATCTCATAAGTTCCTCCTCGTCCTTCCGTGAGGGTGAGGCCTGGACGCCGGTATGCCTGCCCAAATTCAATGCAGCTGGCTTCTTCCACGCACACATCTCTTACCTAGAGCCTGACACCGACCTCTGCCTGCTACTTGTCTCCACTGACCGCGAGGACTTTTTTGCTGTCTCTGACTGCCGCCGCCGCTTCCAGGAGCGCCTTCGCAAACGCGGAGCTCACCTCGCATTGCGGGAGGCACTGCGCACTCCCTACTACAGCGTTGCCCAAGTGGGCATCCCTGATTTGCGTCACTTCCTCTATAAATCAAAGAGCTCAGGACTCTTCACCAG TCCTGAGATTGAGGCCCCATACACCAGTGAAGAGGAACAGGAGCGGTTGCTGGGCCTCTACCAGTACCTACACAGTCGTGCCCACAATGCCTCCCGCCCACTCAAGACCATCTACTATACAGGCCCCAACGAGAACCTCCTAGCCTGG GTGACAGGCGCCTTTGAGCTCTACATGTGCTACAGCCCTCTGGGGACTAAGGCATCAGCTGTCAGTGCCATCCATAAGTTGATGCGCTGGATCCGTAAAGAGGAAGACCGCCTCTTCATCCTCACACCCCTCACCTACTGA